In a genomic window of Streptococcus oralis subsp. tigurinus:
- a CDS encoding sensor histidine kinase, giving the protein MKKQSYLLIGLTSFLFILFLTNSLLDIFELDWSYLLQDIEKTEKLIFLILVFSLSMTFFFVLFWRVIEEVSRRKMQVNLKRLLAGKEVVAFADPDLDASFKSLSGKLNLLTEAVQKAENQSLVKEEALIEKERKRIARDLHDTVSQELFAAHMILSGVSQQALKLDREKMQTQLQSVAAILETAQKDLRVLLLHLRPVELEEKSLIEGIQILLKELEDKSDLKVSLKQNVSKLPKKIEEHIFRILQELISNTLRHAQASCLDVYLYQTDVELQLKVVDNGIGFQLGSLDDLSYGLRNIKERVEDMAGTVQLLTAPKQGLAVDIRIPLLDKES; this is encoded by the coding sequence ATGAAAAAGCAATCTTATCTGTTAATCGGTCTGACTTCTTTCCTCTTTATCCTCTTTTTGACCAATAGTCTACTTGATATTTTTGAACTGGATTGGTCCTATTTGCTACAGGATATCGAGAAAACAGAGAAGCTCATCTTCTTAATCTTGGTCTTTAGCCTTTCCATGACCTTCTTTTTTGTCCTTTTTTGGCGCGTTATAGAAGAAGTCTCTCGCAGAAAAATGCAGGTTAATCTCAAGCGACTGCTAGCAGGAAAAGAGGTGGTTGCCTTTGCGGATCCAGACTTGGATGCCAGTTTTAAGTCCTTGTCTGGCAAGCTCAATCTCTTGACAGAAGCTGTTCAAAAGGCTGAAAATCAAAGCCTGGTCAAGGAAGAAGCACTCATCGAGAAAGAACGGAAGCGGATAGCACGTGACTTGCACGATACAGTTAGTCAGGAGTTGTTTGCGGCCCATATGATTTTATCAGGTGTCAGTCAGCAGGCTTTGAAGCTGGATAGAGAAAAGATGCAGACCCAGTTGCAAAGTGTTGCAGCTATCCTTGAAACAGCCCAGAAAGATTTGCGGGTCTTGCTCTTGCATTTGCGCCCAGTAGAGTTGGAAGAGAAGAGTTTAATTGAGGGGATTCAAATCCTCTTAAAAGAGCTTGAGGACAAGAGTGATCTCAAGGTTAGTCTCAAGCAGAATGTGTCTAAATTGCCCAAGAAGATTGAAGAACATATCTTCCGTATTCTTCAGGAGTTGATCAGCAATACCCTTCGCCATGCTCAGGCATCTTGCCTAGATGTCTACCTCTATCAGACAGATGTTGAATTGCAGCTGAAGGTAGTGGACAATGGGATTGGTTTCCAGTTAGGGAGTTTAGATGACTTGAGTTATGGACTGCGAAATATCAAGGAGCGAGTCGAAGATATGGCAGGAACGGTTCAACTCTTGACAGCTCCCAAACAAGGACTGGCGGTTGATATCCGTATTCCCCTGTTAGATAAGGAATCATAA
- a CDS encoding phosphomevalonate kinase, with protein sequence MIAVKTCGKLYWAGEYAILEPGQLALIKAIPIYMRGEIAFSDSYRIYSDLFDFAVDLTPNPDYSLIQETIALVEDFLVYRGQALRPFFLEIRGKMEREGKKFGLGSSGSVVVLVIKALLALYDITVDQDFLFKLASAVLLKRGDNGSMGDLACIVAEDLVLYQSFDRKKIAAWLEEESLETVLERDWGFSISQVKPALECDFLVGWTKEVAVSSQMVQQIKQNIDQNFLSSSKATVSALVEALEHGNAEKIIEQLETASQLLEGLSPDIYTPSLRQLKEASQDLQAVAKSSGAGGGDCGIALSFDDQSTETLKNRWANLGIELLYQERIGHDDKS encoded by the coding sequence ATGATTGCTGTTAAAACTTGCGGAAAACTATACTGGGCAGGTGAATATGCTATTTTAGAGCCAGGACAGTTGGCCTTGATAAAGGCGATACCTATCTATATGAGGGGAGAGATTGCCTTTTCTGATAGCTACCGTATCTATTCAGATCTGTTTGATTTTGCAGTGGACTTGACGCCAAATCCTGACTACAGCTTGATTCAAGAAACGATTGCTCTAGTGGAAGATTTCCTCGTTTATCGTGGGCAAGCCTTGCGACCTTTTTTCTTGGAAATCCGTGGAAAAATGGAACGCGAAGGCAAAAAGTTTGGTCTGGGTTCTAGTGGTAGCGTCGTTGTCTTGGTGATCAAGGCCCTGCTGGCTCTGTATGATATTACGGTTGATCAGGATTTCTTGTTCAAGCTGGCTAGCGCGGTCTTGCTCAAGCGAGGTGACAATGGTTCTATGGGAGACCTTGCCTGTATTGTGGCAGAGGATTTAGTTCTCTACCAGTCTTTTGATCGAAAGAAGATAGCTGCTTGGTTGGAAGAAGAAAGTTTGGAGACAGTTTTGGAGCGTGACTGGGGCTTTTCCATCTCACAAGTGAAACCAGCCCTAGAATGTGATTTCCTAGTGGGATGGACCAAGGAAGTAGCCGTATCGAGCCAAATGGTTCAGCAAATCAAGCAAAACATAGACCAGAATTTTTTAAGTTCCTCAAAAGCAACGGTATCTGCTTTGGTAGAAGCCCTGGAGCATGGGAATGCAGAAAAAATTATTGAGCAGCTGGAAACAGCCAGTCAGCTTTTAGAAGGTTTGAGCCCAGATATTTACACACCTTCGTTGAGACAGTTGAAAGAAGCCAGTCAAGATTTGCAGGCTGTTGCCAAGAGTAGTGGCGCTGGTGGTGGTGACTGTGGGATTGCCTTGAGTTTTGATGATCAATCAACTGAAACCTTAAAAAACCGTTGGGCCAATCTGGGGATTGAGCTCTTATACCAAGAAAGGATAGGACATGACGACAAATCGTAA
- the tig gene encoding trigger factor, translating into MSVSFENKETNRGVLTFTISQDQIKPELDRVFNSVKKTLNVPGFRKGHLPRPIFDQKFGEEALYQDAMNALLPNAYEAAVKEAGLEVVAQPKIDVTSMEKGQDWVITAEVVTKPEVKLGDYKNLEVSVDVEKEVTDADVEERIERERNNLAELVIKEGAAENGDTVVIDFVGSIDGVEFDGGKGENFSLGLGSGQFIPGFEDQLVGHSAGETVDVLVTFPEDYQAEDLAGKEAKFVTTIHEVKVKEVPALDDELAKDIDEEVETLAELKEKYRKELAASKEEAYKDAVEGAAIDKAVENAEIVELPEEMIHEEVHRSVNEFLGNLQRQGINPDMYFQITGTTQEDLHKQYEAEAESRTKTNLVIEAVAKAEGFDASEEEIQKEIEQLAADYNMEVAQVQNLLSADMLKHDITIKKAVELITSTATVK; encoded by the coding sequence ATGTCTGTATCATTTGAAAACAAAGAAACAAACCGTGGTGTCTTGACTTTCACTATCTCTCAAGACCAAATCAAACCAGAATTGGACCGTGTATTTAACTCAGTAAAGAAAACTCTTAACGTTCCTGGTTTCCGTAAAGGTCACCTTCCACGCCCTATCTTCGACCAAAAATTTGGTGAAGAAGCTCTTTATCAAGATGCAATGAACGCTCTTTTGCCAAACGCTTATGAAGCTGCAGTAAAAGAAGCTGGTCTTGAAGTCGTTGCACAACCAAAAATCGATGTGACTTCAATGGAAAAAGGTCAAGACTGGGTTATTACAGCTGAAGTCGTGACAAAACCTGAAGTAAAATTGGGCGACTACAAAAACCTTGAAGTGTCAGTAGATGTAGAAAAAGAAGTTACAGACGCTGACGTTGAAGAACGTATCGAACGCGAACGCAACAACTTGGCTGAATTGGTTATCAAAGAAGGCGCTGCTGAAAATGGCGACACTGTTGTGATTGACTTCGTTGGTTCTATCGACGGTGTTGAATTTGACGGTGGAAAAGGTGAAAACTTCTCACTTGGACTTGGTTCAGGTCAATTCATTCCTGGATTTGAAGACCAATTGGTAGGTCATTCAGCTGGTGAAACTGTTGATGTTCTTGTAACATTCCCAGAAGACTACCAAGCAGAAGACCTTGCAGGTAAAGAAGCTAAATTCGTAACAACTATCCACGAAGTTAAAGTTAAAGAAGTTCCAGCTCTTGACGATGAACTTGCAAAAGACATCGACGAAGAAGTGGAAACACTTGCTGAATTGAAAGAAAAATACCGCAAGGAATTGGCTGCTTCAAAAGAAGAAGCGTACAAAGATGCAGTAGAAGGTGCAGCGATCGATAAAGCTGTAGAAAACGCTGAAATCGTAGAACTTCCAGAAGAAATGATCCACGAAGAAGTTCACCGTTCAGTAAATGAATTCCTTGGAAACTTGCAACGCCAAGGGATCAACCCTGACATGTACTTCCAAATCACTGGAACTACTCAAGAAGACCTTCACAAACAATACGAAGCAGAAGCTGAGTCACGTACGAAGACGAACCTTGTTATCGAAGCAGTTGCCAAAGCTGAAGGATTTGACGCTTCTGAAGAAGAAATCCAAAAAGAAATCGAGCAATTGGCTGCAGATTACAACATGGAAGTGGCACAAGTTCAAAACTTGCTTTCAGCTGACATGTTGAAACACGATATCACTATTAAAAAAGCTGTCGAATTGATCACAAGCACAGCAACAGTTAAATAA
- the liaF gene encoding cell wall-active antibiotics response protein LiaF, with product MKKFQIFLFIEACLLTGALILMVSEHFSRFLLILFLFLLLLRYYTGKEGNNVFLLVATILFFFIVMLNPFVILAIFVAVIYSLFLLYPMMNQEREDTDLVFEEVVTVKNERNPWFGNLHHFSSHQTCQFDDINLFRLMGKDTIHLERVILTNHDNVIILRKMVGTTRIIVPVDVEISLSVNCLYGDLTFLHQPKKSLRNEHYHQETRDYLKSNKSVKIFLTTMVGDVEVVRG from the coding sequence ATGAAAAAATTTCAAATCTTTTTATTTATTGAAGCCTGTCTGTTGACGGGAGCTCTGATTTTGATGGTATCAGAGCATTTTTCGCGTTTTTTGCTGATTCTATTCCTCTTTTTGCTCTTGCTCCGCTATTATACAGGTAAAGAAGGCAACAACGTATTCCTCCTTGTGGCGACTATTCTTTTCTTTTTCATCGTCATGCTCAATCCCTTTGTGATTTTAGCCATCTTTGTAGCAGTTATCTATAGTCTTTTTCTTCTCTATCCGATGATGAATCAAGAAAGAGAGGATACGGATTTGGTCTTTGAAGAGGTGGTAACGGTTAAAAATGAACGCAATCCTTGGTTTGGCAATCTCCATCATTTTTCTAGCCACCAGACATGTCAATTTGACGATATCAACCTCTTTCGCCTCATGGGTAAGGACACCATTCATCTAGAAAGAGTTATCCTAACCAATCATGACAATGTCATTATCCTTAGAAAGATGGTCGGAACGACTAGGATTATCGTGCCCGTAGATGTGGAAATCAGTCTCAGTGTCAACTGCCTCTATGGAGATCTTACCTTCCTTCATCAACCTAAGAAATCCCTTCGCAATGAACACTATCATCAGGAAACCAGGGACTATCTCAAGAGTAACAAGAGCGTCAAGATTTTCCTAACTACTATGGTTGGCGATGTGGAGGTGGTCAGAGGATGA
- the rnhC gene encoding ribonuclease HIII encodes MASITLTPSEQEIQSFLSQYQKALSPSKNPYIRYFLRFPQATVSIYTSGKVLLQGEAAEQYASFFDYEVQQENSGQDFPMIGTDEVGNGSYFGGLSVVASFVTPDQHDFLRKLGVGDSKTLTDQKIRQIAPILKEKISHQALLLSPSKYNEVIGERYNAVSVKVALHNQAIFLLLQKGVQPEKIVIDAFTSPKNYDKYLAQEANRFPNKITLEEKAEGKYLAVAVSSIIARDLFLENLENLGRELGYQLPSGAGTASDKVASKILQAYGMKGLHFCAKLHFKNTEKAKKLL; translated from the coding sequence ATGGCAAGTATCACACTCACACCCAGTGAACAGGAAATTCAGAGCTTTTTAAGTCAGTATCAGAAGGCTCTCAGTCCTAGTAAAAATCCCTATATCCGCTATTTTTTACGCTTCCCTCAGGCAACAGTTTCCATCTATACTTCTGGAAAAGTTCTCCTCCAGGGCGAAGCTGCTGAGCAGTACGCCAGTTTCTTTGACTATGAGGTTCAACAAGAAAACAGTGGTCAAGATTTTCCTATGATTGGGACTGATGAGGTGGGAAACGGTTCCTACTTTGGTGGGCTTTCTGTAGTGGCTTCCTTCGTAACACCGGACCAGCATGATTTCTTGCGAAAACTCGGCGTGGGGGATTCTAAGACTCTGACAGACCAAAAGATTCGTCAGATTGCCCCTATCCTCAAGGAAAAGATTTCGCATCAAGCGCTCCTTCTTTCACCGAGCAAATATAATGAAGTTATCGGAGAGCGTTACAATGCTGTTTCTGTAAAGGTTGCCCTTCACAACCAAGCTATCTTTCTCCTGCTTCAAAAAGGAGTCCAGCCAGAGAAAATCGTGATTGATGCTTTTACAAGTCCTAAAAACTATGACAAGTACTTGGCTCAAGAAGCCAACCGTTTTCCAAATAAGATCACTTTGGAAGAAAAAGCTGAGGGCAAATACCTGGCTGTTGCGGTTAGCTCCATCATCGCGCGGGATCTCTTCCTCGAAAACTTAGAAAATCTGGGACGAGAACTGGGCTATCAACTACCTAGCGGTGCTGGAACTGCATCTGATAAGGTTGCCAGCAAAATCCTTCAAGCCTATGGTATGAAGGGACTTCATTTCTGCGCCAAACTGCATTTTAAAAATACTGAAAAAGCAAAAAAACTTCTATAG
- the lepB gene encoding signal peptidase I, which produces MNYLKSFIKEWGVIFLIIALVGLSRIFLWSNVRVEGHSMDPTLADGEVLFVVKHLPIDRFDIVVAHEEDGNKDIVKRVIGMPGDTIRYENDKLFINGEETNEPYLAEYLNLFKTEKLQNTYTGKGFEGNKGVYFRELAQKAQAFTVDVNSNTSFSFTVPQGEYLLLGDDRLVSSDSRHVGTFKASDIKGEAKFRFWPLNRIGTF; this is translated from the coding sequence ATGAACTATTTAAAATCATTTATAAAAGAATGGGGAGTTATCTTCCTGATTATCGCACTGGTAGGCCTTAGCCGCATTTTCCTTTGGAGCAATGTCCGTGTGGAAGGACACTCGATGGACCCTACCCTAGCTGACGGAGAAGTTCTCTTCGTTGTTAAACACCTCCCAATTGACCGCTTCGATATCGTGGTTGCGCATGAGGAAGACGGAAATAAAGACATTGTCAAAAGGGTCATCGGTATGCCTGGTGATACCATCCGCTACGAAAATGACAAACTCTTTATCAACGGTGAAGAAACGAATGAACCCTACCTAGCTGAATACCTCAACTTGTTCAAAACAGAAAAGTTGCAAAACACCTATACTGGCAAAGGATTTGAAGGCAATAAGGGAGTTTACTTTAGAGAACTTGCTCAAAAAGCACAAGCCTTTACGGTTGATGTCAATTCCAACACCAGCTTCAGCTTTACTGTCCCTCAAGGCGAATACCTTCTCCTTGGTGACGATCGTCTAGTCTCTAGCGACAGCCGCCATGTTGGTACCTTCAAGGCCAGCGATATCAAAGGCGAAGCAAAATTCCGTTTCTGGCCACTTAACCGTATCGGAACTTTTTAA
- the fni gene encoding type 2 isopentenyl-diphosphate Delta-isomerase yields MTTNRKDEHIRYALEQKSSYNSFDEVELIHSSLPLYDLDEIDLSTEFAGRKWDFPFYINAMTGGSDKGKEINQKLAQVAEACGILFVTGSYSAALKNPTDDSFSVKTSHPNLLLGTNIGLDKPVELGLQTVQAMNPLLLQVHVNVMQELLMPEGERKFRSWQSHLADYSKQIPVPIVLKEVGFGMDVKTIERAYELGVRTVDLSGRGGTSFAYIENRRSGQRDYLNQWGQSTMQALLNAQDWKDKVQLLVSGGVRNPLDMIKCLVFGAKAVGLSRTVLELIETYSVEEVIGIVQGWKEDLRLIMCALNCATIADLQNVDYILYGKLKESRDQI; encoded by the coding sequence ATGACGACAAATCGTAAGGACGAGCATATCCGCTATGCCCTTGAGCAGAAAAGTTCCTATAATAGCTTTGATGAGGTGGAGTTGATTCATTCTTCCCTGCCTCTTTATGACCTGGATGAGATTGATTTGTCTACAGAGTTTGCAGGTCGAAAGTGGGACTTTCCTTTTTATATCAATGCCATGACAGGTGGGAGCGACAAAGGTAAAGAAATCAATCAAAAACTGGCTCAGGTGGCAGAAGCCTGTGGGATTTTGTTTGTGACGGGATCTTATAGCGCAGCCCTAAAAAATCCTACAGATGACTCTTTTTCTGTCAAGACTAGCCATCCAAATCTCCTCCTTGGAACCAATATTGGATTGGACAAGCCTGTCGAGTTAGGACTTCAGACTGTGCAAGCGATGAATCCTCTTCTTTTGCAAGTGCATGTCAATGTTATGCAGGAATTACTCATGCCTGAGGGAGAAAGGAAGTTCAGAAGCTGGCAATCGCATCTGGCAGACTACAGCAAGCAAATCCCCGTTCCTATTGTCCTAAAGGAAGTGGGCTTTGGAATGGATGTGAAGACCATCGAGAGAGCTTATGAACTGGGCGTTCGAACGGTTGACCTGTCAGGTCGTGGTGGTACCAGCTTTGCCTATATCGAAAACCGTCGCAGTGGTCAGCGTGATTATCTCAATCAATGGGGTCAGTCTACTATGCAGGCCCTTCTCAATGCCCAAGACTGGAAAGACAAGGTTCAACTCTTGGTCAGTGGTGGTGTTCGGAATCCGCTGGATATGATTAAGTGTTTGGTCTTTGGCGCCAAGGCCGTGGGATTGTCACGTACCGTTCTAGAGTTGATTGAAACCTATTCAGTCGAAGAAGTGATTGGCATTGTCCAAGGCTGGAAAGAAGATCTGCGTTTGATCATGTGTGCCCTTAATTGTGCCACCATAGCGGATCTGCAAAACGTAGACTATATTCTTTATGGTAAACTAAAAGAATCTAGAGATCAGATCTAA
- a CDS encoding ATP-dependent RecD-like DNA helicase yields the protein MEVYFSGTIERIIFENPSNFYRILLLDIEDTNAENFDDFEIIVTGTMADVIEGEDYTFWGQIVQHSKYGEQLQISRYERAKPTSKGLVKYFSSSHFKGIGLKTAQKIVDTYGDNTIDEILEHPEKLESIAGLSAKNREAFVSTLRLNYGTEMVLAKLANYGIPNKLAFQIQDFYKEETLDIVENYPYQLVEDIKGLGFTIADQLAAELGIESQAPERFRAGLVHSLFQGCMDTGDTYMEARDLLEQTLTLLESSRPVELDPGQVAQELSHLIEEDKVQQIDTKIFDNSLFFAEEGIRSHLVRILEKEKKKNQDLETIHKHISTVEQELGIQYDSIQKQAICDAIQNKVFILTGGPGTGKTTVINGIITVYALLEGLDLRKKSNLPILLAAPTGRAARRMNELTGLPSATIHRHLGMTGDDDTSHLEDYLDADFIIVDEFSMVDTWLANQLFSNISSNSKILIVGDSDQLPSVSPGQVLADLLQIPLIPQTRLERIYRQSEESTIVTLASQIRQGILPADFTQKKADRSYFEIASGHIPATIEKILGAALRSGIPARDIQVLAPMYRGTSGIDAINLLMQDLLNPQQKGQVSFEATQCHYRTGDKVIHLVNDAEVNVFNGDLGYITDLIPGKYTESKQDEIVIDFDGNEVIYPRNEWYKIRLAYAMSIHKSQGSEFPVVILPITNASKRMLERNLIYTAITRAKSKLILLGELQAFDYAVKHIGTARKTYLIERFSDLIETNIEESKQAFSETSTASDSEQSYILTEENWSSIPAMIGITDAELKEIFGK from the coding sequence ATGGAAGTTTATTTTTCAGGCACCATTGAACGGATTATTTTTGAAAATCCCAGCAATTTTTATCGCATCCTCCTCCTAGATATCGAAGATACCAATGCGGAGAACTTTGACGATTTTGAAATCATTGTTACAGGAACCATGGCTGATGTGATTGAGGGCGAAGACTATACTTTTTGGGGGCAAATCGTTCAGCACTCCAAGTATGGTGAACAGCTACAAATCAGTCGTTATGAGCGAGCAAAACCCACTAGCAAGGGCTTGGTCAAGTATTTCTCCAGCAGTCATTTTAAGGGAATCGGTCTCAAAACTGCCCAGAAAATCGTTGATACCTATGGTGACAATACCATAGACGAAATTCTGGAGCATCCTGAAAAGCTGGAAAGCATTGCTGGACTCTCTGCCAAAAACCGTGAGGCTTTTGTCTCCACCCTCCGTCTCAACTATGGGACAGAAATGGTCTTGGCAAAACTGGCCAACTACGGTATTCCCAATAAACTAGCCTTTCAAATTCAAGACTTTTACAAGGAAGAAACGCTGGATATTGTCGAAAATTATCCCTACCAGCTGGTTGAGGATATCAAGGGCTTGGGCTTTACCATTGCTGACCAATTAGCCGCCGAACTTGGCATTGAAAGCCAAGCTCCCGAGCGCTTCCGTGCTGGCCTTGTCCATAGTCTCTTTCAAGGATGTATGGATACGGGCGATACCTATATGGAAGCCCGAGATTTGCTGGAACAAACCCTGACTCTTCTCGAGTCTTCCCGTCCCGTGGAACTCGATCCCGGCCAAGTCGCTCAGGAATTATCTCATCTGATTGAAGAAGACAAGGTTCAGCAGATTGACACTAAAATCTTTGATAACAGCCTCTTTTTCGCTGAAGAAGGCATTCGCAGTCACTTGGTTCGTATCCTTGAAAAAGAAAAGAAGAAAAATCAGGATTTGGAAACCATTCACAAGCATATCTCTACTGTCGAGCAAGAACTGGGGATTCAGTACGATAGCATTCAAAAACAGGCTATCTGCGACGCTATCCAGAACAAGGTCTTTATCCTGACAGGTGGACCTGGTACAGGTAAGACGACTGTTATCAATGGAATTATCACTGTTTATGCCCTTTTAGAAGGGCTCGATCTCAGGAAAAAAAGTAATCTGCCTATCCTTCTTGCTGCTCCAACTGGTCGAGCGGCTCGGCGCATGAATGAATTAACAGGTTTGCCTAGCGCGACCATACACCGTCATTTGGGGATGACAGGAGACGATGATACCAGTCATCTGGAAGATTATCTGGATGCCGATTTTATCATTGTAGATGAGTTTTCCATGGTGGATACTTGGCTAGCTAACCAACTCTTCTCCAATATCTCCTCTAACAGTAAAATCCTCATCGTGGGGGATAGCGACCAATTGCCTTCTGTTAGTCCCGGACAAGTCCTGGCAGACCTGCTCCAGATACCCCTGATTCCGCAGACGCGCTTGGAACGGATTTACCGTCAGAGCGAAGAATCAACTATCGTTACCTTGGCGAGTCAGATTCGACAAGGCATCTTGCCAGCCGACTTTACCCAGAAAAAAGCTGACCGTTCCTACTTTGAAATCGCTAGCGGCCATATCCCAGCTACGATTGAGAAAATCCTCGGTGCTGCCCTCAGAAGTGGCATTCCGGCTCGTGATATTCAGGTGTTAGCGCCTATGTATCGAGGAACTTCTGGTATTGACGCCATCAACCTACTCATGCAAGACCTCCTCAATCCTCAGCAAAAGGGGCAAGTTAGTTTTGAAGCAACCCAGTGTCACTATCGAACAGGGGACAAGGTCATTCACCTAGTCAACGACGCTGAAGTCAATGTCTTTAATGGAGACCTAGGCTACATCACGGATCTGATTCCTGGAAAATACACCGAGTCCAAACAAGACGAGATTGTCATTGATTTTGATGGTAATGAGGTTATCTACCCACGTAACGAATGGTACAAGATTCGACTAGCCTATGCCATGAGTATTCATAAGTCTCAGGGAAGTGAGTTTCCTGTTGTCATCCTGCCCATCACCAATGCTAGCAAGCGTATGCTAGAGCGGAATCTCATCTACACAGCTATCACACGGGCCAAGAGCAAGCTCATCCTTCTTGGTGAATTACAGGCCTTTGACTATGCAGTCAAGCATATCGGGACTGCCCGCAAGACCTATCTGATTGAGCGTTTCAGTGATTTAATTGAAACTAATATTGAAGAAAGTAAACAAGCCTTCTCTGAAACTTCTACAGCAAGTGACTCTGAACAATCCTACATCCTCACCGAGGAAAACTGGTCTAGCATCCCCGCTATGATTGGGATTACAGATGCAGAATTAAAAGAGATTTTTGGAAAATAG
- the mvaD gene encoding diphosphomevalonate decarboxylase has translation MDRKPVTVRSYANIAIVKYWGKKKEKEMVPATSSISLTLENMYTETTLSPLPTDATADAFYINGQLQSEDEHAKMSKIIDRYRPEGEGFVRIDTQNNMPTAAGLSSSSSGLSALVKACNAYFQLGLNQSQLAQEAKFASGSSSRSFYGPLGAWDKDSGEIYSVDTDLKLAMIMLVLEDKKKPISSRDGMKLCVETSTTFDDWVRQSEKDYQDMLVYLKENDFAKVGELTERNALAMHATTKTASPTFSYLTDASYEAMDFVRQLREQGEACYFTMDAGPNVKVLCQEKDLEHLSEIFGQRYRLIVSKTKDLSQDDCC, from the coding sequence ATGGATCGAAAGCCTGTAACAGTACGTTCCTACGCAAATATTGCCATTGTCAAATATTGGGGAAAGAAAAAAGAAAAAGAGATGGTTCCTGCTACTAGCAGTATCTCTTTGACTTTGGAAAATATGTACACAGAGACGACTTTGTCGCCTTTACCGACGGATGCGACTGCTGATGCCTTTTATATCAATGGTCAACTTCAGAGTGAGGATGAGCATGCCAAAATGAGCAAAATCATTGACCGTTACCGCCCAGAAGGTGAGGGCTTTGTCCGTATTGATACCCAAAACAACATGCCTACCGCAGCGGGCTTGTCCTCAAGTTCCAGTGGTTTGTCCGCCTTGGTCAAGGCCTGTAATGCTTATTTCCAGCTTGGTTTGAATCAGAGTCAGTTGGCGCAGGAAGCTAAGTTTGCCTCAGGTTCTTCCTCTCGGAGCTTTTATGGACCACTAGGTGCCTGGGATAAGGATAGTGGGGAAATTTACTCTGTTGATACAGACCTGAAACTAGCTATGATTATGTTGGTGTTAGAGGATAAGAAAAAACCAATTTCTAGCCGTGATGGAATGAAACTTTGTGTGGAAACCTCGACGACCTTTGATGATTGGGTTCGTCAGTCTGAGAAGGATTATCAGGATATGCTGGTCTATCTCAAAGAGAATGATTTTGCCAAGGTTGGGGAATTAACGGAGAGGAATGCCCTTGCTATGCACGCTACGACGAAAACAGCATCGCCAACCTTTTCATATCTGACGGATGCGTCCTATGAAGCCATGGACTTTGTCCGCCAACTTCGTGAGCAAGGGGAAGCCTGCTACTTTACCATGGACGCCGGTCCCAATGTCAAAGTCCTCTGTCAGGAGAAAGACTTGGAGCATTTATCAGAAATTTTCGGTCAACGTTACCGCTTGATTGTGTCAAAAACAAAGGATTTGAGCCAAGATGATTGCTGTTAA
- a CDS encoding response regulator transcription factor codes for MRILLVDDHEMVRLGLKSYFDLQDDVEVVGEAANGSQGIDLALKLRPDVIVMDIVMPEMNGIDATLAILKEWPEAKILIVTSYLDNEKIMPVLNAGAKGYMLKTSSADELLHAVRKVAAGELAIEQEVSKKVEYHRNHMELHEELTARERDVLQLIAKGYENQRIADELFISLKTVKTHVSNILAKLEVSDRTQAAVYAFQHHLVGQEDF; via the coding sequence ATGAGAATTTTACTGGTAGATGACCATGAAATGGTTCGATTGGGCTTGAAAAGCTATTTTGATCTCCAAGACGATGTGGAAGTTGTGGGCGAGGCTGCCAATGGGTCTCAAGGTATTGACTTGGCCTTGAAACTGCGTCCAGATGTCATTGTCATGGATATTGTTATGCCTGAGATGAATGGGATTGATGCAACCTTGGCCATCCTCAAAGAATGGCCTGAAGCCAAGATTTTGATTGTGACCTCTTACCTAGACAATGAAAAAATCATGCCGGTCTTGAATGCTGGTGCCAAAGGTTATATGCTCAAGACTTCTAGTGCAGATGAATTGCTGCACGCTGTTCGTAAGGTTGCTGCTGGCGAGCTGGCTATTGAACAAGAGGTCAGCAAGAAGGTTGAATACCACCGTAATCATATGGAGCTTCATGAGGAGCTGACTGCGCGTGAGCGAGACGTACTTCAACTCATCGCCAAGGGCTACGAAAATCAGCGGATTGCAGATGAACTTTTTATCTCTCTCAAGACGGTCAAGACCCATGTGTCCAATATCCTTGCTAAACTTGAGGTCAGCGATCGCACCCAGGCAGCGGTCTATGCCTTTCAGCACCACTTGGTCGGTCAGGAGGACTTTTAG